One region of Miscanthus floridulus cultivar M001 chromosome 19, ASM1932011v1, whole genome shotgun sequence genomic DNA includes:
- the LOC136527351 gene encoding uncharacterized vacuolar membrane protein YML018C-like codes for MGSSSQHDSISAPGSLECADGSRSSINKWTKITSTNSWRWCLGLIYIVAVAGIWIAASYIVQSVVDAGVSPFLITYICNSLFVVYIPIVEAARYFEDSIGNFWTKLKFKDAESLQQASDLESVNLLQSGGHEINVASDQSQTRPSEDTSVPDTSFPASKGLDAKGRWTRARVAKVSMLISPFWFLAQLTFNLSLRYTTVTSNTILSSTSSLFTFLVALVFLGETFTWLKLISVLLCMGGTIIVSLADSSSSVNAIATNPLLGDFLSIVSAGLYAVYITLIRKKLPDEKEGQGQVSMAQFLGFLGLFNMLFFLPVALVLNFAKLEPFHKLTWEQVGLVVGKGLIDNVLSDYLWAKAILLTTTTVATAGLTIQVPIAAIVDTLTGHAPHLLDYIGAAAVLVGFAGINIPVGESPQVVQQEQETPIVSMVDDPVHLPSSTNATDVVS; via the exons ATGGGCTCGTCCTCCCAGCACGATTCCATCTCCGCGCCAG GAAGTTTGGAGTGTGCTGATGGCAGCAGAAGCAGCATCAACAAGTGGACCAAAATTACGAGCACAAACTCGTGGAGATGGTGCCTAGGGTTGATTTACATCGTTGCTGTTGCCGGTATATGGATTGCCGCTAGCTACATCGTGCAGTCTGTTGTGGATGCCGGCGTCTCTCCGTTCTTGATCACCTACATATGCAATTCTCTGTTTGTCGTCTACATTCCCATAGTTGAGGCTGCCCGGTACTTTGAGGATTCTATCGGCAACTTTTGGACAAAGTTGAAATTCAAGGATGCTGAAAGCCTGCAGCAGGCATCTGACCTGGAGAGTGTGAATCTTCTCCAAAGTGGGGGCCATGAGATCAATGTTGCCTCGGATCAATCACAAACAAGGCCGTCTGAAGACACTTCAGTTCCAGATACAAGCTTCCCTGCCAGCAAAGGGTTGGATGCAAAAGGGCGCTGGACGCGTGCTCGTGTGGCCAAAGTGAGCATGCTAATCAGCCCCTTTTGGTTCCTTGCACAGCTTACATTCAATCTGTCTCTAAGATACACCACTGTTACG TCAAACACGATCTTGAGTAGCACGTCTAGCCTCTTCACTTTCTTGGTTGCATTAGTTTTCCTTGGAGAGACATTCACATGGTTGAAGCTAATTAGTGTGCTTCTCTGCATGGGAGGTACAATAATTGTCAGCCTGGCTGATTCAAGTAGTTCAGTTAATGCCATTGCTACAAATCCTCTCCTTGGAGATTTCCTGTCCATTGTTTCTGCTGGTTTATATGCTGTGTATATCACCTTGATTCGAAAAAAGTTGCCCGATGAGAAAGAAGGTCAAGGACAAGTGAGCATGGCTCAGTTTCTGGGATTCCTGGGACTGTTTAATATGTTGTTTTTCCTTCCTGTTGCATTGGTGTTGAATTTCGCCAAGCTGGAGCCATTCCACAAGCTCACATGGGAACAAGTTGGTCTTGTTGTCGGAAAAG GTTTGATAGACAATGTTTTGAGTGACTACTTGTGGGCGAAAGCGATCCTTCTCACAACAACTACGGTCGCTACAGCTGGCCTCACAATCCAAGTTCCAATTGCTGCCATTGTGGACACGCTCACCGGTCATGCTCCTCATCTACTGGACTATATTGGAGCTGCTGCCGTCCTAGTCGGTTTTGCTGGGATCAACATACCAGTTGGAGAGTCTCCACAGGTTGTTCAGCAAGAGCAGGAAACTCCAATTGTTAGCATGGTTGATGACCCGGTTCATTTGCCCAGCAGTACCAATGCTACTGATGTCGTCTCATAG
- the LOC136528389 gene encoding pentatricopeptide repeat-containing protein At1g03540-like, giving the protein MPPSPAAPHDVAAVLRLLDSRDLPAAARLAAASASSSPLPLAAVLLHRPLPPRLGYSLHARAARAGLLADRYLANALLAFYVRLPDHLPHALRAFDDLPRRDVVAHSSVLAAFLRAGLPRRALLQLRTMAAGGYGADDDVAPSAHALSASAKACAVLRDLRAGACVHGTTVVRGYGDDGVVLSAVVDMYGHSGAPGDARRAFEEMRSPDGICYTSLISAFVRNDWFDEALRWFRAMLATDGVYPDGCTFGSMMTALGNLKRARQGREAHAQVVTRGLCGNVIVESSTLDMYAKCGMMVDAHKVFDGMKVRNAVSWCALLGGYCQSGKHEMVLSLFRQMYVEDNDWYSFGTLVRSCAGLSAVKLGKEIHCRFMRMRGCGDVIVESALVDLYAKCGVVEYAYRVFKRSSVRNMITWNAMICGCAQNGHGERAISLFNEMVREGVKPDYISFIGVLFACSHTGMVEEGRNYFNSMSKDYGIPPGIEHYNCIVDLLSRVELLEEAEDLVNKSPFRDDSSLWAAILGACATHTNPDVAVRVAKKMMELEPQYHLSYVLLENVYRTIGRWEDAVEVRRLMKSRKVKKEAGTSWIDVNRSKLYMCNAKEAASQPVASEDIRKCSPYD; this is encoded by the coding sequence ATGCCGCCGTCCCCAGCCGCGCCGCACGACGTGGCCGCTGTCCTCCGGCTCCTGGACTCCCGCGACCTacccgccgccgcgcgcctcgccgccgcctcTGCTTCCTCCTCGCCGCTCCCGCTGGCCGCGGTGCTCCTGCACCGCCCGCTGCCCCCGCGCCTCGGCTACAGCCTCCACGCCCGCGCGGCGCGGGCGGGCCTCCTCGCGGACCGCTACCTCGCTAACGCGCTGCTCGCGTTCTACGTCCGCCTCCCGGACCACCTGCCCCACGCGCTCAGGGCGTTCGATGACCTGCCCCGCCGCGACGTCGTCGCGCACTCCTCCGTCCTCGCCGCCTTCCTCCGTGCGGGCCTCCCGCGCCGCGCGCTCCTCCAGCTCAGGACCATGGCCGCCGGCGGATATGGCGCCGACGACGACGTCGCCCCCAGCGCGCACGCGCTTTCCGCCTCCGCCAAGGCGTGCGCCGTGCTGCGCGACCTCCGCGCGGGAGCCTGCGTGCACGGGACCACCGTCGTACGAGGGTACGGCGACGACGGCGTCGTGCTGAGCGCGGTCGTGGACATGTACGGCCACTCGGGCGCGCCGGGCGACGCGCGGAGGGCGTTTGAGGAAATGCGCTCCCCGGACGGGATATGCTACACGTCGCTGATATCAGCATTCGTGAGGAACGACTGGTTCGACGAGGCCCTGCGGTGGTTCCGGGCTATGCTCGCGACAGATGGGGTTTATCCGGACGGCTGCACATTTGGCTCCATGATGACGGCGCTGGGGAACTTGAAGAGGGCAAGGCAGGGTAGGGAGGCGCACGCGCAGGTTGTGACTCGTGGCCTGTGTGGGAATGTCATCGTGGAGAGCAGCACACTTGACATGTACGCCAAATGTGGGATGATGGTGGATGCACACAAGGTGTTCGACGGGATGAAAGTCCGGAATGCAGTTTCATGGTGTGCCCTGCTTGGGGGGTATTGTCAAAGCGGGAAGCATGAGATGGTTCTCTCATTGTTTCGTCAGATGTATGTGGAGGACAATGACTGGTATAGCTTCGGAACTCTTGTGAGGTCTTGTGCTGGTCTGTCTGCGGTGAAGCTAGGAAAAGAAATCCACTGCCGTTTTATGAGGATGAGAGGCTGCGGAGACGTCATTGTTGAATCCGCACTCGTGGACCTGTACGCGAAATGTGGTGTGGTAGAATACGCCTACAGAGTTTTTAAAAGGAGCAGTGTCCGCAACATGATTACTTGGAATGCCATGATTTGTGGTTGTGCTCAGAATGGCCATGGTGAGCGAGCCATCAGCCTGTTCAATGAGATGGTTAGAGAAGGGGTCAAGCCAGACTACATCAGTTTCATTGGTGTTCTTTTTGCTTGTAGTCATACTGGGATGGTTGAGGAGGGAAGGAACTACTTCAACTCAATGAGCAAGGACTATGGTATCCCCCCTGGTATTGAACATTACAATTGCATTGTTGACCTCCTCAGTAGAGTAGAGCTTCTAGAAGAGGCCGAAGATCTTGTAAACAAGTCACCATTTAGAGATGATTCATCACTGTGGGCAGCAATCCTTGGTGCCTGCGCCACACATACTAACCCAGATGTAGCAGTAAGGGTTGCAAAGAAGATGATGGAATTAGAACCTCAATACCACCTGAGCTATGTTCTTCTTGAAAATGTGTACAGGACGATTGGGCGATGGGAAGACGCTGTAGAGGTAAGGAGGCTGATGAAATCAAGAAAGGTAAAGAAAGAAGCCGGAACAAGCTGGATTGATGTAAACAGAAGCAAACTATACATGTGTAATGCTAAGGAGGCAGCCTCACAACCTGTAGCCTCTGAGGACATCAGGAAGTGCAGTCCATATGACTGA
- the LOC136526715 gene encoding zinc finger CCCH domain-containing protein 13-like isoform X1: MAQGCGRRDYRDHEFRLKPERRHSPRYSPERDIRRRSFRDKRPSSEDRGSSRSRSPIRKSERKHSKSPDGGKTDSSISFRSSDNEDTGKDERYLSSDEKNGREEQLKQMHLDMEALREDKSKLEAILEKKTDEERKLCSRVEDLELQLNKEKEDCQRMTSKTKKLIKSHGRYIKAQEDLKRSQARFERLADLLASDILKPCTKEQGSIGITANEDPYDANGMSPSDQRQNHVSAARKRPISLPTSEEAKTGKRHRENDDDMIPASENYRPEDALEHVQDSKGTGLPESFTAKKLREGDYDDVGNIVSSSNIFADRPPSYGFLWGLDVGVDEDVAVVNSFISSCTIDEQPMQSSNSLKVSCRPVRISHTTSSCTFPTLIMCFCFLFWHFPPLPIAGAGCRSATTEQRLASFGGASGRAIFSLGLAVAQFRSMLRGRS, from the exons ATGGCTCAAGGTTGTG GGAGAAGGGATTACAGAGATCATGAGTTTAGACTTAAGCCTGAGAGAAGACACTCACCGAGGTATTCCCCCGAAAGAGATATCAGGCGTCGTTCGTTTCGTGATAAGAGACCAAGTTCTGAAGATAGGG GATCTAGTCGTTCAAGATCACCTATTAGGAAGAG TGAGAGAAAACATAGCAAAAGTCCTGATGGTGGAAAAACCGATTCATCCATAAGTTTTAGAAGTTCTGATAATGAAGACACAGGAAAAGATGAAAGGTACTTAAGCAGTGATGAGAAAAATGGTCGTGAAGAACAA CTGAAACAAATGCATCTGGACATGGAAGCATTACGTGAAGATAAATCAAAGCTGGAG GCGATATTGGAGAAGAAGACTGATGAAGAGCGCAAACTTTGTAGCAGAGTAGAAGATCTTGAATTGCAACTGAACAAAGAGAAAGAAGATTGCCAAAG GATGACCTCCAAAACCAAAAAGCTAATCAAATCACATGGGCGTTATATAAAAGCACAGGAGGATTTAAAGAG GTCTCAGGCTCGCTTTGAGAGGCTAGCAGATTTGCTTGCTTCAGATATTTTGAAGCCTTGTACCAAGGAGCAGGGTTCCATCGGGATTACTGCCAATGAAGATCCATATGATGCTAATGGAATGAGCCCAAGTGACCAAAGACAAAACCATGTTTCAGCAGCAAGAAAAAGACCTATTTCCCTCCCAACAAGTGAAGAAGCAAAAACTG GAAAGAGACACAGAGAGAATGACGATGATATGATCCCAGCATCAGAGAACTATAGACCTGAAGATGCACTAGAACATGTCCAAGATAGCAAGGGAACTGGTCTACCAGAATCATTTACAGCGAAGAAGTTAAGGGAGGGTGACTACGATGATGTAGGAAACATTGTCTCTTCAAGCAATATTTTTGCGGATAGG CCACCCTCCTATGGCTTCCTCTGGGGCTTGGATGTGGGGGTGGACGAGGACGTGGCAGTTGTCAACAGCTTCATTAGTTCGTGCACGATTGATGAGCAACCAATGCAGAGCTCAAACTCCTTGAAGGTGAGCTGCCGGCCAGTACGCATCTCACATACTACCTCCTCATGCACCTTCCCAACCTTGATTATGTGCTTTTGCTTCCTGTTCTGGCATTTTCCCCCACTCCCCATCGCTGGAGCTGGCTGCCGCAGTGCAACTACAGAGCAGCGGCTAGCGTCCTTTGGCGGCGCATCAGGACGAGCGATATTCAGCCTCGGGCTGGCAGTGGCACAATTCCGGAGCATGCTCAGGGGGCGGTCCTGA